The region AAACGACCAGACAAATACTTGCTCCAATGCTGCGGTGGGCATAAACAAGAAAAAACCGACAGAAATTAAAGCTGACCACATCATAAGGCCAGGGACGGAGTGGGAAAAGGCCCGGTGTTGTCGGAGGTAGGCAAAATTGCCGCGAATTTGGGCAATTATATCAAAATCAGGCGCCTGAGCGCCAATAAGACTGGCTAAATAAATTGGATCGTTAAAGCTTAATGGGTGGTCTGACAGTCCGGCAACGGCAATACCCAGTAAAGCATGGGACAATGTGTCCATAAAAATACCCCCCCCATTAGGTGACATAACATATCGACACCGATACATTATATCACACCTGGCGGGGAGGCGGTCTATTGGTAATTAGTGGACTCATGGGCTGTCAGTGGAGTAGTGTTTTTACAAAAAATGATACTGAAGAGGTTGTGTATAATTTTTTATTGACTGAATGTTTGTTATGTAATATCATAAAAGTAACAACTGCATACCCTAAGGGGGAGTAACTAGCAGGTACAGTCAACATAACCTGCACTTAACTCGGTGCATGGCTGTGCCGTTGGAGCAGTCCAACAGTGAGACCTTTAGTATAACATACTTTAAGGTCTTTTTGTTATTCCTAAAAAAGGACCTTACGCCGGTAGCGGCAAGGTCCTTAATTTTTTTTCGAGGGAGTTGATGCTGTCGTTTAAAGCTCTTAGTCATGTTGATAATTAAACTAGTATTAGGTAAACTTAATTTAGGGGGTTATTTCGATGGAACTATTGATAGCGTTAGGTAGTATTACACTGATTGATTTAATACTAAGCGGCGATAATGCTGTTGTCATAGCTCTGGCTAGTAGAAATCTGCCGCCTGATCAGCGGCGTAAAGCGGTATTATGGGGAAGTGCTGGCGCCGTATTACTGAGAATTGTGCTTACCCTGGTTGCTGCTGTCCTGCTCAAGATTCCTTATGTGCAATTTTTTGGCGGTTTAGCCTTGGTATATATTGCCGTCAACTTGCTGGCCGATGAACACAAGGAAGTATCCTGTGAACAAGCTAGTAGTTTCGGACAGGCATTGAAAATCATCATTTTTGCCGATTTAATAATGGGTCTTGATAATGTGCTGGCCATTGCCGGTGTAGCTGACGGCCACTTCGGGCTGTTAGTTTTTGGTCTGGCCTTAAGTGTACCGCTGGTAGTATTCGGCAGTCAGCTGTTAATGAAACTTATGGAAAAATATCCGATCATTGTTTATTTGGGTGCAGCTATCCTCGGCTGGACAGCGGCCAAGATGATGGTTGCCGACGGGGTGATTGGCTTATGGTTACAGCGCTATTCGCTGGTTCTGGAAGTCGGGGTTACCCTAGGTGTTTTGGCTGTAGGCTACTTGCGAAAACACCGTAATAAAGAAGTCTGTAAGGAAGATGAGAAGAGTGGAGCTTGATCCGCAGTTTGCGCGGTCGCTTGTTGACATTGTTACGGCTGAGGAAGAACTTAAGCTTAAAGGCGTGCGGCAGGGGTTTAATGTTCCGATTGTGTTTGGTGATAGCTGTGTCGGGGTTATCGGCGTTTCCGGCGACCCGGACACAGCAGCTCCCTATGCCCGGCTGGCAGCCAAATTTGTAGAAGCCGCTTTGGAGTCCAATGCCCGGCAAGAAAAATTGGTGCGGGCCCTTAAAGAAAAAGAGGAAGGAAGATGTCCATCATCTTGCTGTACAACTCAGACCGGTTCTTTTGGATGATTTGGGACTGGTAGCGGCAGCGCAGCCAATAACTGCTTTTTGCGATTGCAATACAAATATCAGGAAAAATTGCTGCTTGCTCGTTAGTGTATGGTTACCGTGTGGCATCGACTTTACCCAGCCCGCCTTTGGCGGGGACGGTGCCAGCGCTTAAGTTAGTGCCGGAGCCACGGGTATATACCGGGATTTTTTCAGTATTGGTCAGTACCAGTACTTTAGATATTTCTTCGGTAGTAGCCGGTTTGACAACAGCATCAGGCATATGGGAAAAACCACATTTTAAATTGCCGTCAGGCAAATTATAACAAATTAAAAAAAGTTAATTTTTTGTCACGCCATCAGCGTATTATTATGTTACAATGATATGGTATCAATATCAATTACTATTTAACCTGACCGGAGTGATTACATGACTACTGAGCTCTTATTGTACTTGTCGCTGCTTTTGTTTATTACAGGTGTACTGTCAGCATTTGCTTCCAGTAATAACAAAATAGCAAACTATGTTGCACATGGAATGGCAGCGCTGGGATGTCTGGCAGCCGTACTGTGTGCAATCTTCATTTTTGCCGGCGGCACGGTTGATTTGGCTGTGTCGTGGCCTAAGCCGCTAGGCCTGATTACTATCAGGCTTGATTATCTGGCCGCATTTTTTTTGTCAGTCATCGGTGTGGCAGGCTGCGCTGTAAGCATTTATGCCATCGGCTACAGCCGTGAGTATTATGGTGACGGCCGCCGTTATCAGGCCATGGTTGCGCTGTATAACGCCTTTTTGTTGTCCCTGGTTTTAGTTGTCACTGTCAGTCATGTGGCAGCCTTCATTGTAGTATGGGAACTTATGGCGGTAACTTCTTTTTTTCTGGTAAACTATAAGCATGAACACGCCGGGGCCGGGCGGGCCGCTTTTGTCTATATTGTCATGACCCATATTGGGACAGCCTTTATTATTACGGCATTCCTTTTACTGGCCCATAAGGCCGGCAGCTTGGATTTCGGCAGCTTGGCCAGGGCAGCAGGAAATCTTGAGGGTTGGACGAAAAACGCGGTATTTTTGTGTGCGCTTATTGGTTTTGGCGCCAAAGCCGGCATTATTCCCCTGCATATCTGGCTGCCCCGGGCGCATCCGGCAGCGCCCAGCCACGTATCAGCCTTGATGTCCGGGGTTATGATTAAGACGGCTATTTATGGTTTATGCCGGTTTTATCTTGATTTTTTGGGTGTAGGTCCGGCCTGGTGGGGAGTGCTTGTCATAGCACTGGCTGTTATTTCATCGGTGCTTGGCGTATTGTATGCCCTCATGGAGCATGATTTGAAGCGACTGTTGGCGTATTCCAGTGTCGAAAACGTTGGTATTATTCTGTTGGGAATGGGCGCCGGGCTGATATTTGCTGCCAAAGGCCAGGGCATGTTAGCGGCGCTGGCCTGGGGGGCTGCGCTTTACCATGTGCTCAATCATGCGATTTTTAAATCGCTGCTGTTTATGGGGGCAGGGGCGGTGCTTTACTCCACCCATACCAAAGATATTGAGCATTTGGGCGGACTTATTAAAAGAATGCCATACAGTGCCCTCTGGTTTTTAGCCGGTGCTGCTGCCATTTCGGCACTGCCGCCGTTTAACGGCTTTATTAGTGAATGGCTGACTTTCCAGGCCCTGTTCTATTTGCCGCAGGCTCTGGACGGAGCGTCAGGCAAAGTGTTTGGTGTGCTCCTGGTTGGGCTGCTCGGTCTTACCGGGGCGCTGGCCGCCGCTTGTTTTGTCAAGGCTTTTGGCGTAACTTTTTTGGCTAAGCCGCGGAGCATTCATGCCGAGCAGGCCAAAGAAGCCGATATCACAATGCTTGTTCCTATGGCAATGCTGACCGGGTTGTGTGTAATTCTTGGGTTGTGGCCTGAGCCGGTTTTTAATCTTCTAAAACAGATTTTAGCCGGTGCGGCCGGGGTTGACGCGTATCAGGCTTTTGCCCAGACGGCGTGGCATGCGGTTATCGTTCAGTCTGGACTTGTAACGGCTAACATTGAAATGCCGGCAGTAGCGGCATTAGTACTGTTAAGCGGAGGGGTTGCCGTGACATTGTACCGGCTATACGGTAAACCACAGGTAACCCAGGGCGAAACATGGACGTGCGGTATTGTACCGACTGCCCGGATGGAATATACGGCTACCGGCTTTTCTAAGCCTGTTAGACTGGCCTTTCGCGCTATTTTGCGTCCGCAACGGGAAACGTTGGTTGATTCGAACCCCAACCGCTATTTTGGCCGCCGTTTGAGTTATCATATCAGCATAACCGATATCTTCAGCCAATTTTACCGGCCTATTAATACCGGCATAATTAATGCCGCGCAATTCATGAAAGCAATTCAGACAGGCAGCGTACAGCTTTATATTGGTTACATTACAGCTATAACCGTACTGGCGCTCTTCTTAAGTACAAGGTGGTGAACGGTTTGGAACAATTGACATCAATATTAACGGGTATTGGCTATGCTTTCAGTATTATGGCTGCGGCGCCGCTTGTGACCGGCATAGTCAAGGCGACCAAGGCCGGCCTGCAAAACCGGCGGGGGCCGGGAATTTTGCAAGCATATTACGATTTGTTCAAGTTACTCAGAAAAGACAGTGTGGTGTCGCCCACCACGTCATGGATATTTACGCTGGCGCCTTATATTTACTTTGCCGGAGCTTTTGGCGCGGCAGCACTTTTGGTGTCAGGCAACTTATTTATGCTGATTTACTTTCTGGCTGCCGGACGGTTTTTTCTGGCGCTGGCGTCGCTTGATGCCGGCAGCGCTTTTGGCGGAATGGGCGGCTCACGGGAAATGTTTATCAACGTGTTGGTTGAACCAGTGTTGTTATTAGTTATGCTCACGGTGGCAGTGCGGGCCGGTTCGACCGATCTTGCGGCCATGATGGGCGCTGCCGCGGCTAACCCATTGTCGCTACCGTATATTTTTGCCGCCATTGCCTTTTTAATTATATTGGTCGCCGAATCGGGGCGCATTCCGGTTGATAACCCTGATACCCATCTTGAGCTGACCATGATTCACGAAGGTATGGTCCTTGAGTACTCAGGGCGCTGGCTTGGTCTGATTTTTTGGGCATCTGCCATCAAACAGCTAGTGTTTATCCTTTTATTTACTACCCTGTTTGTGCCGTGGCAGCCAGCTGAATTGTCCCCGGCCGTGGCGGGGTTGTGGGGAGCCGGCAAGATTCTGGTAACTGCGCTCGTGTTGGCAGCTATTGAAACAAGTACCAACAAGATGCGTCTGTTTAAAGTGCCCGGGTTTATGGGTGCGGCTGGTATGCTGGCGCTACTGGCGCTGGTAGCGCAGTAGGAAGGGGACTTAAACCATGAATTTGCTCATTGTAATTCTGTTATTTTTAGCGCTGTTATTAAGCCGGGTGACCAGTCTTAAGACAGCCGTCAATGTTTTACTGGCCCAGTCGGCCTTGGTAGCGCTGGCGTGTACCATTGTTGCCGTCGATACCGGCGAGGTGCACACATATGTCGCTGCGGCGCTGACGCTGGTTGTAAAAGCCGGACTTATTCCCTATGCTCTATACCGTATTGTCGGTATGCTGCGGCGCGAGCGGGAAGACCATCCAATTCTCAATCCTAATTATTCCGCTATGGTATTTGGCTGTATGATTGTGCTTGCGTACGGTCTTATTGACCGGGCGCTGCCGGGGGTAGTAAGCCGGGATGCGCTTGCTGCCGCTGTCTCAATGACGCTCATCGGGCTAACAATGATAATGACCAGGCGGCAGGCGGTACTGCAGATTGTCGGCCTGATAACGATGGAAAACGGTTTATATCTTGTGGGGCTGTCGGTAACCAAGGGGCTGCCGCTCATTATTGAACTTGGGGTATTTCTTGATGTGCTGGTGGCAGTAGTGGTGTTGGTTATTCTGACCTACCGCTTAAAACGTTCTTTTATGTCGACCGACACCAGCAGGTTAAAAAAGTTAAAGGGATGATACTATGGGGCAATTGATCGTTCTGGCGTTGGTGCTGCCACTCGTGACCGGCGCTCTTACCATGGCGCAGTCCGGACAGCAGGCCATCCGCTGGATTAATTTAGCCGGCGGTAGCTTGACAAGCCTGGCGTTGTTAACCATCGTTTACCACGTGGCAACCGAAGGGGTAGTTAACGCCGGTTCACTCTATGTTGACCAGTTAACCGCCGTTGTACTTATTGTGGTGGCTTTGTTAACTTTTACGGCTGCCTTATTTTCACAATCTTATATGGAACAGGAAGTAGTCCAGGGCCATATTTCCCTAAAACAGCTGAAACGCTATTATGGTCTGTTTAATTTATTTGTTTTTACTATGATTTGTGTGTTGGTGACCGAAAACATGGGGATGATATGGGTGGCTGTTGAAGCCACGACGTTAAGTTCAGCGTTGCTGGTAGCTTTTTATTTTGACCGGGCG is a window of Sporomusaceae bacterium ACPt DNA encoding:
- the hyfB gene encoding Hydrogenase-4 component B, producing the protein MTTELLLYLSLLLFITGVLSAFASSNNKIANYVAHGMAALGCLAAVLCAIFIFAGGTVDLAVSWPKPLGLITIRLDYLAAFFLSVIGVAGCAVSIYAIGYSREYYGDGRRYQAMVALYNAFLLSLVLVVTVSHVAAFIVVWELMAVTSFFLVNYKHEHAGAGRAAFVYIVMTHIGTAFIITAFLLLAHKAGSLDFGSLARAAGNLEGWTKNAVFLCALIGFGAKAGIIPLHIWLPRAHPAAPSHVSALMSGVMIKTAIYGLCRFYLDFLGVGPAWWGVLVIALAVISSVLGVLYALMEHDLKRLLAYSSVENVGIILLGMGAGLIFAAKGQGMLAALAWGAALYHVLNHAIFKSLLFMGAGAVLYSTHTKDIEHLGGLIKRMPYSALWFLAGAAAISALPPFNGFISEWLTFQALFYLPQALDGASGKVFGVLLVGLLGLTGALAAACFVKAFGVTFLAKPRSIHAEQAKEADITMLVPMAMLTGLCVILGLWPEPVFNLLKQILAGAAGVDAYQAFAQTAWHAVIVQSGLVTANIEMPAVAALVLLSGGVAVTLYRLYGKPQVTQGETWTCGIVPTARMEYTATGFSKPVRLAFRAILRPQRETLVDSNPNRYFGRRLSYHISITDIFSQFYRPINTGIINAAQFMKAIQTGSVQLYIGYITAITVLALFLSTRW
- the hycD gene encoding Formate hydrogenlyase subunit 4; this encodes MEQLTSILTGIGYAFSIMAAAPLVTGIVKATKAGLQNRRGPGILQAYYDLFKLLRKDSVVSPTTSWIFTLAPYIYFAGAFGAAALLVSGNLFMLIYFLAAGRFFLALASLDAGSAFGGMGGSREMFINVLVEPVLLLVMLTVAVRAGSTDLAAMMGAAAANPLSLPYIFAAIAFLIILVAESGRIPVDNPDTHLELTMIHEGMVLEYSGRWLGLIFWASAIKQLVFILLFTTLFVPWQPAELSPAVAGLWGAGKILVTALVLAAIETSTNKMRLFKVPGFMGAAGMLALLALVAQ